Part of the Woronichinia naegeliana WA131 genome, AGTTTCATCATGGTGTTGTGTTTACTGGTGTACAGCTTGGGACAACGTAAACTGAGACTGGCTCTGGCAGAGCAGGAGGAGACTGTGCCTAACCAGTTGGGAAAGCCGACTCAGCGTCCGACACTGCGTTGGATTTTTCAGATGTTGAGAGGAGTTCATTGGGTTGTACTGGATAATTGTCCCCAAATAATCAATCTAACGCTTGAGCGAGAGAGGATTTTGCGCTTTTTTGGGGCTACTACTTGTCAGTATTATCTTTTGTCATAATGACTTTTCTTATTTTCTTTGTTCTTTTTTTATGTACGGAATGTGGGTTAAAAGGAGGTAATGAACCGCTTGTTATCCGTCAAGCCTTACGAGAACTACAAAATGATGAAAATCTTAACGAATTAGGGCTTGCTGAAAAAAGCTGAAACCTTTACGGAGAAAAATAGTAGGCGAATTAAGAACCGCTAGAATGCACGAAAATAGGGTAGAATGCCTCAAAACCATTGCATTAAGAAGAGAGAAAGCAGATGTACCGAAAGCAACAGTACTCAATTGAAACACCAGAAAACTTGAAAAATCTGTTCGGCGGGCAGTTAGACGAAGAAAATCGTTGGATAGAAATGTCAAAAATGATTCCCTGGGAAGAATATGAGGAAGAATATGCAAAAAACTTCACAGAAAAAAAAGGAGCCCCAGCCAAATCATTTAGAATGGCATTAGGAGCATTAATTATCAAAGAAATTTCAGGAAAAAGTGACAGAGAAACAGTAGAACAAATAAAAGAGAACCCTTATTTACAGTACTTTATAGGAATGGAAAGCTATAGTAGCAAAGAAGCATTTAATGCGTCAATGATGGTTCATTTTCGTAAAAAAATAGGAATGGAATTAATAAATAAAATTAATAAAGAAACTGGACAGTGGGAAGTTCTCGAGGCGTGTAAGTGGAGAAAAGAAAATCGGACATCCGATACAAAAGAGTGCCGTTATGTCCGAAACTGGCTGATATAAGAAAATCGATAGCCAGTGCTATCTATCAATTATGCAACTATGTCAGCGACTAGAGCAAATCCTCAATAATCTCCGTCCAGCCTTTAGCCGAGAAGCAACGTTCCAATGGTTTATCCTGTTAGTCTGGGGAGTAGTGCTCAACAGCCAACCCAGCGCAATAACTAGCTATGTCAATGCCATTGGCTGAACAGAGAGCTACTACAATCAGGCTCTACATTGGTTTGATTCCAAGGCGTTTAGGGTCGAAGGACTAACTTTACAATGGTCAAAGTGGCTAAGTCAGCATGAAAGTCTATACAGAATTAAAGGGAAACGGGTGTATGTGGGTGATGGCATCAAAGTGGGGAAAGAAGGACGCAAGATGCCAGGTGTAAAACGACTACACCAAGAATCGGAAGATGTGTCCAAGCCAGAGTGGATAAGGGGTCATTACTTCAATGCCTTGAGTATTTTGGTGGGAGTAGGGAAAGCCTGCTTTGCCTTGCCCTTAGTGCTGCGGCTAGACGATGGCATCAAGTCCAAAGCAACCGAGAAGGGGGAGGGAAAAGGCAAAAAAAAGGTGAAGACGAGCCTGGTGACAAAAATGGCTGACCTTTGTGTTACTTACGCAGAGGCAGGGAGTTATGTAATTTTGGATGCTTATTTTGCTTGCGAACCAGTGCTCAAAAGTTTTCGCCAGAACGCCTTGCATCTAATCACAAGAGTGCATTGCTCCACCGTCGCCTATGCCCCCTTTTGTTCCGTGCCGACGCTGACGGGGAGAGGACGACCACGGATTTGGGGGAGTTCGATAAAACTAGAAAAGCTGTTCGCTCTGGCGGCGGACTTTCCGACAGCTAAAGTCTGGCTCTATGGTCAACAAGTCACGGTTTCTTATCAGTGCTTTGAGTTCCACTGGGATAGTCCCCATCAGCTCGTCAAGTTTGTTCTGACCCAATTGCCTAACGGACGACGACTGATTCTGCTTTCTACTGATCTCTGTTTGACTGGACCTGAGATTATTGCCGCTTACGGTCTCCGATTTAAGATTGAAGTCACTTTTCGTCAATTAGTCCATCTTTTGGGCAGCTTTGCCTATCGTTTTTGGCTTAAGAGTCTTCCTACTTTACCTACCTGGCCCAGCAATCTTATCCTCAGTGACTATCCACAAGCTGTTCAGACTCAGATTTTAAACAAGGTAGAAGCCTTTGAGCGTTTTGTTAACCTTAATGCCATTGCTTTAGGGCTACTTCAAATTCTCGCCTTAGAGTTACCCCAGGGGATTTGGGCTAATTTTCCTCGATGGTTTCGGACATTACCATCCCATGGCTACCCTAGTGAACGGATTGCTCAACTAGCCCTTCAACATCAAGCCCAAATGATTTTTCCTCAAAGTCCACCCAGTCTGCTTTTGCCTAAATTCCTTACCGCTAAACTTGCCTCTTCCTCAAGCTCTGATATGCTTACTTTCGTCGCATAGTCATTACCTTATCTGGCATCCATAAACTTCCCACTGTCCAGTAAAGAAATAGAAAAAAAAGCGACGGGTGTAGCGTCAGAAAAAAAGAAAATGAAGGAAAGTTATTGTTAGATGCGACTTGTACACCAGCAGATATAAAATATCCAACGGATATAGGAATATTGAATGATGCCAGAGAAAAAACAGAAAAAATAATAGATAAGCTGTATGAAGAAATAAAAGAGAAAAGGAAAGAAAAGCCGAGGACTTATAGGGAAGTGGCAAGAAAAGAGTACTTAGCCATAGCAAAAAAACGTCGTGTGTCAAAAAAAGAAAGAAGAAAAGGAACAAAAAAACAACTAGGATATATAAAAAGAAACTTGTCTCATATAGAAAAAATGATAGAAGAGGGAGCAAAGTTAGAAAAACTAACGAAAAAAGAGCAAGAAGAGCTTGTAACGATAGGAAAAGTGTATGAGCAACAGTTAGAAATGTATGAAAAAAAGACAAATAAAGTAGAAAACAGAATTGTGAGTGTAAGCCAACCTCACGTGCGTCCAATAGTGCGTGGAAAAGCGGGAAAAGCAGTAGAGTTTGGAGCTAAAATATCGGCAAGTAATGTGAATGGCTTTGTCTTCTTAGACAAATTAAGTTGGGATAATTACAACGAATCGGGAGATTTACAAGCGCGAATAGAAGAATATAAAAGGGAAACAGGATGTTATCCGGAATCGGTTCATGTGGATAAAATCTATCGAACAAAAGCGAATCGAGCTTATTGTAAAGAAAGGGATATAAGAATGAGTGGTCCCCGATTGGGAAGACCGCCGAAAGAGGTGAGCAAAGAAAAAAAGAAAGAGGCACGCTCAGATGAAAGAGTGCGTAATGCCATTGAGGGTAAATTCGGACAGGGAAAGAGGAAATTTAGTCTTGGTCGAGTGATGGCCAAACTACCTGAGACCTCGGAAACGGTAATTGCGATGAACTTTTTGGTAATGAATCTTTCTACTCTACTTCAGAAGACAAAAAGTAAAAAGTTGTAGAGTCGTTTTTCTTGTGAAAAATGGTGTTAATTTTCCTCTCTTTTGTGAGGAGTGATTTGTGTTGACCTTTTTAGACAGAAAGGAACAATAGATTAAACAAAATCTGTATTTTGATTTGTTTCCATAAGGATAAGTTATCTATGCTTTTTCAGTCCATACTTCCCTAACCCACATTTCTTTCGTTTTTTGACTTTTTCAGCAAGCCCGAATTAGAGCCACTGCTCTCCTTTTTTGCTAGTTTTGTTTTAGAGATACCCTTAATTCAACAAATAATGAGGTGGGACATGACCGTACTGCGCCAATCACCCTGGTATGAAGAAATTCTCAAAGAAGGCTCTCAACAGGGGTGCGACCTTTAGTTGATAAAAGCTGTTGTAATCAGGGTTCTACAGGGAACCCATATTGATCAAGTTTTGCCCAAAATTGACTCCATCGTTCCTTGGTCAATACCAAAGCTCGTAGGCTCAAAATAATTCCTGCTCCTTTTTCCTTCCATCGCATCCCTGAACAACATAATCGTTGTTTGACCAACGTCTTACAAGCTGCTTCCGTAACACCTGAACCAATCGGATACTTTTTCTCTATGTATTCAGCATAATCCATTTGATGCTGATGATTCTCGTAATAAGTAATCGCCGCTTGTAGTTTCTCGGTAAGATTCTTAGAATGACTTTTTTCTTCTTTGACTTCTTTCATCAGATTTAGCAGTTCTCCTGCTTTTCCTTTTTCATGCTTGAGTTCTCGACAATTTTCAGTCAACCATTCTTTTTGTTTTGACACGGTATTCGGATGCAACGCTTCTGCCAAGGCACCTAAGTAACCAGAGGCATGATAGAAATCTAATATCTGTTCTTCCGTTTGCTTTTCTAAAAACTTCCAATTTGATTCTGCCCCGTCTGCTATCCCGACCAATGTTGCCTCTGGATAACGGTTTTTCGCTCGCTCAATTTCTCTTTCTAATCTTTCTAGAAAACTCTTTTTTCCATACTCTGGTGCCGCACCTAGATAGATTGTAGGTTGACGTTCGCCTTCACTATCGTATAGGGAAACGGTTCCCACCATTGCTTCACGGTAGCCATCCTCACACATCAGCATACAGGTTCCATCTAATCCTATTCCCACTGTTGCAATTTGGCTATCCTCCTTGGGCGGGGCATAACTCCACGCTTCTTCTTTTGCCTGTACCACACTTCCTACTGCTTCACTCAATCTTTGGATATAGGATAGCGCTACTTTTCTACCATGATTTTCTAATAAATCATTTTTCACCTCTTTGCCTGCCATCCCTGACATTTTTGAGGATACCTGTTTTGCCAATAATGGCGTTGATGTTATGATTATCCTTGCTTCTCTTTCTAAGGGGCAATACGTTTTTCCTCAAAGGTGAACGCTGATATACATGACGATTCACTATAACCTCACCATAAGGTGTTTGATATTCTTTCGGTTGCTCTCCCTTACTCTTCCAGATTTCTTCACCGATTTTTAAGGGTGAACCATCTGTATCTAAATATTTCAAGGCTTCTTTGCTGGCGATGCAACCTACTTCGTTTAAGCCTTTTTGAATATTTATTTCTGTATCCAACATTGAACGACTTAGTTCTAATGTTAGTTCTATTTTTATCTTTGAACGGGTGCGACCTTTAGTTGATAAAAGCTGTTGTAATCAGGGTTCTACAGGGAACCCATATTGATCAAGTTTTGCCCAAAATTGACTCCATCGTTCCTTGGTCAATACCAAAGCTCGTAGGCTCAAAATAATTCCTGCTCCTTTTTCCTTCCATCGCATCCCTGAACAACATAATCGTTGTTTGACCAACGTCTTACAAGCTGCTTCCGTAACACCTGAACCAATCGGATACTTTTTCTCTAAGTATTCAGCATAATCCATTTGATGCTGATGATTCTCGTAATAAGTAATCGCCGCTTGTAGTTTCTCGGTAAGATTCTTAGAATGACTTTTTTCTTCTTTGACTTCTTTCATCAGATTTAGCAGTTCTCCTGCTTTTCCTTTTTCATGCTTGAGTTCTCGACAATTTTCAGTCAACCATTCTTTTTGTTTTGACACGGTATTCGGATGCAACGCTTCTGCCAAGGCACCTAAGTAACCAGAGGCATGATAGAAATCTAATATCTGTTCTTCCGTTTGCTTTTCTAAAAACTTCCAATTTGATTCTGCCCCGTCTGCTATCCCGAGGTACTGGTATCGTGTGATCAAAGCTAGAAAAAGTTATGGTGTAAGAGTTTGAGAAAATAGAAAATAACTTACGACTGGACATATTCCCGTTTTTGTTATACTATTATTATTGTCATTATATTAAAGAAAGGGAAAACGGAAAGCAATGTCAACATTGAATAAAAGCTCAATTGACCTCCTAAGTGATATTGGCTTACCTCAAGAGAAAGAGGAAGCCTTATTTCAGAAAAACTGCCCTCATTGCTATAGTGAAAAAGTAAAAATACATTCTCATTACCAAACGAAAGGTAACGGGGAACGTAAAATGTTCATCTGTCAAGAATGTGGTTCTTGTTTTGCTGAGACTTATGGTAGCGTAATCGCTGGCTTAGAAACCCCATTAAGTGAAATTGTAAAAGTATTAAAAGCCAGAATGGAAGGAATAGGATTAAATGCAGCAGCCCGAGTATTCGGCTACGCAAAAACAACAATATTGAATTGGGAAAAGAAATTATCAGGATTACAAGAGACATTATTTTTATACGCCTTAGTGAATGAATTTGTTAAATTAGTAATAGAAGGGGATGAACTATACACAAAAGTTGGAAAAAATAAAGAAGCAAGTGCCTCTGAGGGGTGGACAATCGTGCTCATGGACAGGGCTAGCCGCTTTATTTGGCATTTAAAATGTGGTAAAAAAGAGCAGAAATTATTTCTAGAAGCAATGATGACGGTAGCGGAATTATTTGAAAGGAGTGCAGAATCTCTCCAGTTATTTACAGATGGAGAAAAGCGATATAGTCAACTGCTATTTAATATTTGTCACGAAGTATTAAGGACTGGGAAGCGAGGTCGTCCCACCAAAGTATTACCGAAGGGTATGGTGGTAAGATTAAAAAATAAGAGTAGTAAACGTCGAGATTCTGAGGGTAAACTAGAGAAAGTAGAAACTCCGAAAACTGAACATCCTGAGACAACAGAAAAACCAGAAGACAAGGATGTTCATGCCAACCACGTTGAGGCATTTAATAGTTCTCTACGACGCTATTTAGCCGCCTTTCGTCGTCGAACAAATACTTATGCTAAATCTGTTGTGGGATTACAGCGAGTGCTAGATATTTTCTGGATGGTTCATAACTTTGTTCGCAGCCATTTTACGACGAAAAAAGTTCCTGCGGTAGCTCTCGGTATAATTCAAAAAGGGTTAACTTGGGAGGACTTACTCCAAATTCGCCTGATTTGTTGAACCTCTTGTATTGCAACGTTTATAGCTTCTAGCTAGACGATACCAGTGCCATCCCGACCAATGTTGCCTCTGGATAACGGTTTTTCGCTCGCTCAATTTCTCTTTCTAATCTTTCTAGAAAACTCTTTTTTCCATACTCTGGTGCCGCACCTAGATAGATTGTAGGTTGACGTTCGCCTTCACTATCGTATAGGGAAACGGTTCCCACCATTGCTTCACGGTAGCCATCCTCACACATCAGCATACAGGTTCCATCTAATCCTATTCCCACTGTTGCAATTTGGCTATCCTCCTTGGGCGGGGCATAACTCCACGCTTCTTCTTTTGCCTGTACCACACTTCCTGCTGCTTCACTCAATCTTTGGATATAGGATAGCGCTACTTTTCTACCATGATTTTCTAATAAATCATTTTTCACCTCTTTGCCTGCCATCCCTGACATTTTTGAGGATACCTGTTTTGCCAATAATGGCGTTGATGTTATGATTATCCTTGCTTCTCTTTCTAAGGGGCAATACGTTTTTCCTCAAAGGTGAACGCTGATATACATGACGATTCACTATAACCTCACCATAAGGTGTTTGATATTCTTTCGGTT contains:
- a CDS encoding IS1634 family transposase, with translation MRRSYPAQATLSLNMAKVELAERAAGRFVLATNQLDGDSLSDEQLLVHYKQQQGVERGFRFLKDPLFFASSVFLKTPERIMALSFIMVLCLLVYSLGQRKLRLALAEQEETVPNQLGKPTQRPTLRWIFQMLRGVHWVVLDNCPQIINLTLERERILRFFGATTCQYYLLS
- a CDS encoding transposase gives rise to the protein MYVGDGIKVGKEGRKMPGVKRLHQESEDVSKPEWIRGHYFNALSILVGVGKACFALPLVLRLDDGIKSKATEKGEGKGKKKVKTSLVTKMADLCVTYAEAGSYVILDAYFACEPVLKSFRQNALHLITRVHCSTVAYAPFCSVPTLTGRGRPRIWGSSIKLEKLFALAADFPTAKVWLYGQQVTVSYQCFEFHWDSPHQLVKFVLTQLPNGRRLILLSTDLCLTGPEIIAAYGLRFKIEVTFRQLVHLLGSFAYRFWLKSLPTLPTWPSNLILSDYPQAVQTQILNKVEAFERFVNLNAIALGLLQILALELPQGIWANFPRWFRTLPSHGYPSERIAQLALQHQAQMIFPQSPPSLLLPKFLTAKLASSSSSDMLTFVA
- a CDS encoding IS1 family transposase; translated protein: MSTLNKSSIDLLSDIGLPQEKEEALFQKNCPHCYSEKVKIHSHYQTKGNGERKMFICQECGSCFAETYGSVIAGLETPLSEIVKVLKARMEGIGLNAAARVFGYAKTTILNWEKKLSGLQETLFLYALVNEFVKLVIEGDELYTKVGKNKEASASEGWTIVLMDRASRFIWHLKCGKKEQKLFLEAMMTVAELFERSAESLQLFTDGEKRYSQLLFNICHEVLRTGKRGRPTKVLPKGMVVRLKNKSSKRRDSEGKLEKVETPKTEHPETTEKPEDKDVHANHVEAFNSSLRRYLAAFRRRTNTYAKSVVGLQRVLDIFWMVHNFVRSHFTTKKVPAVALGIIQKGLTWEDLLQIRLIC